In Oscillatoria sp. FACHB-1406, the DNA window GACGTAATGGCCGAAGTCGGCGATATGAATCCCTAGTTGCCATTGTCCGTCTTTTAGCTTTTGTAACGTCAGAGCATTTTCGACGAGCGGAACGCCTTCTACTTTTAAAGTTTTTTCGCTATCGAGGGTCAAGGTGAGGAGCGATCGCAAATCGAGGCGATTTTTTAACTCACTTTTCGCAATTTTCCCCGTTGAGGCGGGTTTGGGAAAGGATTTCACCGCCTCTAAGGTATGAATGCTAAAGGTTTGGGGCAGATCGTGCTTGCAACTGACAATATCGGTATCGGCAGCCGCTTCCGCATCGCTACCCAGGATTTTGGTGACGCGCCCGAGGGGGAGGTTCGTACCGAGGGGATAGCGTCGAATTTCGACGTGAACGAGGTGATCGATCGCATCTTGAAGGCGTTCGTCGCTGCTGTCGAGTTCGACTTCAAACAGCAGGCGGTCGTCGAGGGGAACGGCGCGATAGCTGCTGCCGCTTTTTTTGATTCGCGCTAACAGCGAGGGATTGGCGCGATCGAGGATCAGGGCAACTTCGCCTTCTGGGGAACGGCGGCGATTGCCTTCTTTAATCGTTTTCACGAAAACGCGATCGCCATTCCAAGCATTACTCAAATGGCTTTCCCGAATGTAAATATCGTCCGCATCTTCTTGGTCTTGAATCGCAAAGCAAAAACCCTTGCTCGAACAGCGCAATTTTGCTTCCACAAATTGTTCGTCAATCGACGTGCGGTATTTACCGAGTTCTTTACTTAAAATTCCGATCTTTTCAAGAACATCGAGTATAATCTCCAATTTCTCTGCTTCTTCATCGCTTTGACAATTGAGTTTTTTCTTTAAATCTTTAGCGCCCATCAGTTTGTGATGGCTGAATTGAGATAACAATGTAGCGATTGAAAATTCCATTTCAGTGCAATCCTTTGAATTCGAGCAGAGGGGTGGAAGGGTTTAGCTCTCGCAAGGTCGAAGTAGAGCGGGAAATCCTTGCTTGCGTTGTCGCTGTTTGTAGTTGAGGAGAAACAATAACGCGACTCCGATTCAAACAGAATCGTTTTAACAGTTGCATCCATTCAAATTCCCGCCCCCACTCTCAGCGAAGAGATAGCAGAGAAATCGAAGCGACCCATACAAGTCTTGGGAATTTGGCCAGAACGAACCTCGTTTCTCGACCGCTGCTTGGCACCGCCCTTCTCCAGAGAATCGACAACTTCTGTTCCCGATGAGATTGAAGTTGCCGCAGTGCTTTTGGGTTCAAACAGCCTTTCATCATTTTAGGGGTTAATGGGCCGTCTTTGAACAGCGATTCGTTATTCGTTCTGCCGCTCTTAAGGAGCCGGAATTTTAGGTATGCCTCGCTCGGGTATTGGCAAAGGTCGCGCTCAGGGGGGTAGAATCAGGACAAATGTTCTCTTAGGGGGCAAGATTTTGCGAAAATAGAAATGGTATAACACTACGGGGTTACTTCTCTGTGTTTGCGATCGCGAGTTAGAGCCATCGCCAAGGCAGTTAGGACAAATTTGGGTAGGGGCGAATGCGATTTGCCCGGTTTTCTACCGCTCGGACTGTCCTCATTGATGTGTCTGTTGCTAGAGCTAGTGAATAAATTATGTTTCATCAATTCCGCAGTTATTATCCTCAAGGAAGTCTGATTAGCGAGTTAGTTACGGTTGAATACGGGCGCTATGTCGTCCGCGCGAGCGCGCGCGTCGATGGAGTTACCCTAGCAACGAGTCTGGCTTCTAGCGATACCGTAGAAGCAGCCGAAGATAATGCTAGGAGCCGCTTAATGGCTTTCCTCGGAGTCGGAGACGCACCGCTACCGGAACCTGTCCCTTCGCCCGCTCCCGCTCTCGCTGCGGAAAGCTTTCGGACTTTTCCCGCCCCAAGCGTCGCGCCGGAACCGGAACCGCTTGCTGTTGAGGAACCGCTACCGGAACCCGAACTTCTCGCTGTTGAGAAACCGCTACCCGAACCCGAACCTATTGCTGTTGAGGAACCACTACCGGAACCGGAACCGCTTACTGTTGAGGAACCGCTACCAGAACCGGAACCGCTTGCTGTTGAGGAACCGCTACCGGAACCCGAATTTCTCGCTGTTGAGGAACCGCTACCAGAACCCGAACCTCTCGATGTTGAGGAACCGTCGCCCCCGCCCAAATCTCGCAAGAAAAAAGCGCCTCCTACCCCCGAACCGGAGGAGTTCAGCACTTCTGAAGAATTCTTGCAGCCCGAAGCCGAGGCAGTACCGAGCGCTACTGTCGAAACCGTTACCGAAACTCCAGTTCGGGCTGCACCGCCGCCAATCCCTCCTAATATTCCGAGCGATCCTCTTGCGGCGATGATTCAAACGGGCGTAGAGATAAAGCGGTTAGGGTGGACGACGGAACAAGGGCGGGCTTATCTGCTGGAAACTTACGGCAAGCGATCGCGCCAAATGCTCACGGATGAGGAGTTATTCGAGTTCCTGACTTACTTGCAAAGTCAACCGTCCCCTTAATTGAATTATCCCTCAACGGTGTGACCGACGGCCGCGATCGCGTCCTTAATTTCCGCCTCCGAGCGCTGCGATTCAATCTCCGCCGTCTTCGCACTCAAATCTACCTTGACTTTAGCATCAGCATCGAGGGCAGCGATCGCCTTCGTAATCGTATCCGCACAGCCCTCGCAAACGATGCTGGGAACTTTCAGTTGAATTGACATAGATTTAACAGCTTCCACAGTTAAAGTAAGAGTAGGGTTTATTCTAGCGAACTGATTGCAAGGGAAGATAGTATAAGCCGGACTTTTCTAAGCGATGAGCGGTAACGGCTCGTCTGGGCGGCAATTGAGGGATTCACCAAATTATGGGTTTAGAGCGTTCCAAAAATCTTCAGGCAGCACAGGAAAAAATTTACCGCTTTTTTCTTAAATTAGTTCGACACGAGCCACCAGAAACAGTTCTCGAACGTTTTAAAAATCTTTTTGTATTTGGGGTTGATTCTCTAGCGCCGGAAATTCAACAAGCTTTATACGACATTATTTTAAGTCGCGACGAACTCATTTTTAAAAATACCTTTAAAAGAACTTGTTACATTATTACCAATAATTGGATTTCAGAAAATCGCGCCCACTACATCGATAAATTAGTTGAAATCATTGCTGAAGTTAAAGAACATACACAAACGCTCTCGCGGAGTTTAAGTTGTCTGAGAACCTGGATTAGCAACTTTATTGAAACAGAAGATTATCAAGAAATCAAGCGCATTTCTGAATTTTATTCAAGAGACTCGAAAAAATCTTGGAATCAACGTTATACTTCCTTTTTGTTAGTCCCTCAATATCTCGACTTAGAAAACCCGAAAGAACAGCGAGAAATTGCAAAAAAATTATCCGACGAACTCAAGAACAAATACAAGTCAGATTTAGCCCTATTCTCTGCCCACAATCCCCTTCGAGCCACTCCTCCCGTTCGAGAAAATCCCACTCATCTCGGACAAGACGCGATCGCGATTGTTAAAAATATCGTCGCCCAAAATCTCCGGTACAGTTACGAACATCACTCTCGCGCTTTTATCGATACAGTGCGCGATGGTGACTACGAAAGCTTTAAATCGAGCTTGCAAGGTTATTTAACCTTCGGAGTTCCGAATCAACAAGCCGTCGAACTTCTCGATCGCAACATGAGCGCGAAAATACTAAATCTTTATCGAGAACGGAACGATTCTAACTTAACCTTAGAATTATTGCTACGAACTTGTCGTCGTATTATTGAAATTTTAACAATCGAAGATGGAGCTACCCCTTCAAAGCTCTTTATTTTATTGAGCGATCGCGAAAAAGCGCTGAGTTTGTCAATGATTTTACTTAAAATAATTTTGATTTGTAAATACGCGCGGATTCACCTAGAAGCTTGCATCGCTAAACTGATTCAGTATTATGAAAAAGTTCCAGAACAAGAATGTCAGTGGTTCATCTATTTTTTAGAAGTTTTTAACGTTGTTTTTTCGGTTTACACTGAAAATATCAACTATAATCTCGTGCGCGTCGGCAACGGTACAGCGGCGGGGAAAAGCGCGATCGATCTCGAAGCCTATCGCGTTTTTCCGCAGTTGAAAAGTATGAACCTGCGCGAAAATGACTTGAAAAAGAGCGACTTACGCGGTCAAAACTTGAGCGCCGCCGACTTAAGAAAAGCCAATCTTAGCGGTGCAGATTTAAGCGAAACCGACCTAAGTTTAGCAAAATTTGCCTTTGCCAACTTGAACAATGCAATTCTCGATCGCGCCGATTTAGTAGCAGCGAACTTATCTGAAGCCAACTTGCAAGGAGCGAGTTTAAAACAAGCGATTTTGCGCCATAGCAATTTGCAAAAAGCCTGTCTCATTGGAGCAGATCTCAGTCAAGCACGCTTAAAGTTAGCCGACTTAACAGAAGCAAATTTAAGTCGCGCTTTCCTCAAACAAGCTGACTTTAGTCATGCTAACTTAGCCGGAGCTAATCTGACTGGAGCGAGTCTCAGTCGCGCCAACTTAACGGGAGCCAATCTAACGGGAGCCAACCTAGCAGAAGCCAATCTGAGTGGAGCAAACTTAACGGGAGCCAACCTACAAGGAGCCAATCTCAAACGGACTTTTTTGCGCCGTGCCGTCCTCATCGATACGAGTTTGAGGCAAGCTATCTTATACCATGTAGAGTTGAGCTATGCGACTTTAACTAATGTGGATTTGAGCGAAGCAACTTTAGTGAATTCTTACTGTCGCCACGTCAAAATTGACGGGACGAATTTCAGGGATGCGCGCCTGATTAAAACAAATTTCTTTAAAACAAAATTGAACCGAGCGCAGGTTGAAAAAGCTCACTTTCAGGAAAGTTTGGGAATTTCTGCCCTGCAACAAAGAAAGCTCGAAGAACGAGGTGCAGTTTTTGAGGAGTTGCCCTGACGCTTTAGAGCCATCCTTGGCATACAATTAAGTAATTAAGAGAAAAATCATATGCTTCTCAACCGCCAACCCCCGCAACAATCGGGACGCGACTGGAAACCCATTATCCAACAATTCGATCGCGCGATCGGTAAAGACGGCGTAATTCGTCGCAAAGACGAACTCCTCACCTACGAATGCGACGGACTCTCCTGTTACCGCCAGCGTCCCGCCCTCGTCGTCCTGCCCCGCACCACCGAAGAAGTCGCCGCCGCCGTTAAAATTTGCCACGATAACGATATCCCTTGGGTCGCGCGCGGTGCGGGAACCGGACTTTCCGGTGGCGCACTCCCCGTCGAAGATTGCGTCCTCATCGTCACCGCCCGAATGCGACGCATCCTCAAAGTAGACCTCGAAAACCAGCGCGTCGTCGTCCAACCCGGCGTTATCAATAACTGGGTGACGCAAACCGTCAGCGGTGCGGGCTTCTACTACGCCCCCGACCCTTCCAGCCAAATTATCTGTTCCATCGGCGGCAACGTCGCGGAAAACTCCGGCGGCGTTCACTGCCTCAAATACGGCGTAACCACCAACCACGTCCTCGCCCTCAAAATCGTCACCCCTGAAGGCGAAATCGTCGATTTAGGCGGTTACGTTCCCGAAATGCCGGGATACGACCTCACCGGCGTATTTGTCGGCTCCGAAGGTACTCTTGGTATTGCCACCGAAGTTACCCTCCGCATCCTCAAAGTTCCCGAATCCATTTGCGTCTTACTCGCCGACTTTAACAGCATCGAAGCGGCGGGGGCCGCTGTTGCTGGAATTATCGGTGCGGGAATCATTCCAGGGGGGATGGAAATCATGGATAACCTCAGCATTAACGCGGTCGAAGATGTCGTCGCAACGGGCTGCTATCCGCGCGATGCGGAGGCTTTATTGTTAGTGGAATTGGACGGATTGCAAGTTGAAGTTGATGCTAATAAGCGCCGCGTCATGGAAATTTGCCGAGAAATTGGGGCGCGCAGCATCACTTCGGCTAACGATGCTGAAACCCGCTTGAAACTCTGGAAAGGACGCAAAGCTGCTTTTGCTGCTGCGGGGAAAGTTAGCCCCAATTACTTCGTTCAAGATGGCGTAATTCCGCGCACCAAACTCGCTAGTGTCCTGAAAGCAATTGAGGAGTTAAGCGAGCGTTCCGGTTACAAAATTGCGAACGTTTTTCATGCCGGAGATGGTAACTTACACCCGCTAATTCTCTACGATGAATCGGTAGAAGGTGCGTTTGAAGAAGTGGAAAAAGTGGGAGGAGAAATTCTCAAACTTTGCGTTAAAGCTGGGGGAAGTATTTCGGGGGAACACGGTATCGGCTCGGATAAGAGTTGTTATATGTTCGATATGTTTAACGAGGTCGATTTAGAAACGATGCAATACGTTCGCCAGGTTTTTAATGCCAAGGGATTGGCGAATCCGGGTAAGTTATTCCCCACACCGCGCACTTGCGGGGAAGCAGCAAATGCTCGGAAAACAGCAGAGTTTAAAGGCGCGCAATTGTTTTAGCGATTTCGATTAGATTCACCTAAAAGATCGATCGAAATAATACTAGGTTGGGCGGCTAAAACTAAAGTTACGCTCTAGCGCTAGCCAAATTGTTTATACTAGATTGATGTGAAGCTCCATAAAATCAAAAGTAGGGTGCGTTAGCGAAGCGTAACGCACCATGTAACTCAAATTGAGGGAAGTCGAATGGCACTGACTTAAGGCTGGTGGGCGCTGCCCACCCTACGAAATTATCTGTAGAGACGTTGTATACAACGTCTCTACAGACGATTTTTCAACTCTTATTTCAGTGCCATTCGAGGGAAGTTGATTCCGTACAACATTATATTCAATTGGTATAGCGATGAAAAAAGTTGCCGTCTTTGGTAATGCGGGAGGGGGTAAATCAACGCTAAGTCAGCAATTATCAACAATCGCGGGTTTGCCGCTTTACGCCCTCGATAAAATCCAACATCAACCGGGCGGAATCAAGGTTCCTGAATCAGAATACCAACAGATTCACCAACAAATCTTAGCGACGGATTCCTGGATTATTGATGGATTTGGTTCGATAGAAACGCTTTGGGTACGGCTGGATGAAGCTGATAGTTTAGTCTTCATCGATCTGCCCTTACCCGTTCATTTTTGGTGGGTGACAAAACGACTTCTAACGGGTTATTTTAATCCTCCCGCAGGCTGGCCGGAAAAGACTCCTATTTTTCAGAGTTCATTAAGTAGCTATCGCGTGCTTTGGCTGTGTCACCAACGCTTGACTCCCAAATATCGCGAGTATATCGAACGAGTTCGAGGGACAAAAACAGTTTACCACCTCCGCGCGATCGCGCAAATTTCTCAGTTTCTAAAATCCCTCGAAAGTAAGACTCCATCAAGCCTCTAAAAAGGTTTAAGACTCATTATTCATTCCTAATAATCCTTGGGCAGTTCCCAACAAATTAATCGGATTTTTTCCATCCGTAATTAAAACGCTTTGAATGCCCAATCCTTGTAACAATCGAGCTTGCATTTCCGGCCCCGCTTGAGCCATCGCGCGAATGGTTTCTGTCCCTAAAGCTTCCACCTTTTCTCGATACTCTCGCGCTGTAATTTCTGCCATTGCCTGGGCGCGCGCCACTTCCAATTCATTTAAGGCTTGTTTGTGGGCGAGTTCGGCTTGCTGGCGCGCTTCTAATTCCTCTAAAGCAACGCGAGCGCGAATGCGAGCGGCTTCGGCTTCTTGTTGGGCTAAATTGACGGCGAGTTCGCCTTGAATTCGTGCTGCTTCTGCCGTCGCTTGGGCTTCTGCCGTTGCTTTTCCCGATGCTTCGATCGCGGCATTTTCCGCCTGCAATTCTAACAGATTTTTGCGCTCGGTTTCTGCTGCTGCCCGATCCGCGATCGCTTGCCGTTCCAACCGCGCTTTTGCCGCCTGTTCGATACCTTCCGCATCCTGCTTCGCCGCTGCTTCTTGCGCGTCAGTCGTAATTTGAATGGCAATTTGTACCGACTTTTGCAAACTTCTTAAAGTTTGTTCGTCCACCGGCTCGACAGATTGAATATCGATATTAGTCACGACCAAATTATTCGCCCGCATCCGAAATTCATCGCGAATTCGCCCCTCTTCATCTACCCCAAATACTGCTTGGCGAATAATCCGCGCCGAGTTGCGGTGAAACTCATCAAACTTAACCCCAGCAACGGCTCCACGTACCCGCGACGCAATCGCTTTACAGGCATCGCCGACAAAATCCGGGACTTGAAACAATCGCGCGGTGGCTTGTTCGTTGTGTCGATCTACATCAAAATACCAATTATAAGAAAGTTGTAATTGCAAGCGCGCGTGGTCGGAAGTTTCCACCGTAAAAATATCGGTCATGAAATCCGGCCCTAATAATAACGCCAAGGATTTAATCGCATTCGGAACCTTGGGTTTTCCGCCCGACAAACTCAACACCGTAAAGGCTTCATCCGGTGCTAACATGACTAAATCCGGGCCGAAAGCAGTGCGTGCGGTGCGCTCCTTGTAATCGTGGATTTGGACGGCAGCATTTTGGGGGACGTGGAAAACCACGGCGCGGGTTTTATCGCGCTGTTCGCCCGCCGGTACGGTAAAATCAACGGTACGGAAACCGCGATCGCTCGTTGGGTCGTGACGTTGCTGCAATAACTCCTCCACCACCGGCGGCAAGTCTTTTGCCCACAACTCCTCGTAGGGACTCAACAAATAAGCCTGCGGCCCGCTGACGAGTTTCAACTCTCCAGTTTGGATATCGCGGACGTAAAGACCTTCATTTTTATCGAGGGGAATCGCCTTGCGTCGCTCCACCACTTCTACTTCAATCGGCGGAATATAATCTCTCGGGCCCACAATCGTCCATAAATCTCCCGGCTGGCGAATGGCAACCTCGTTTTCAAAAATTTCTTCCTTCGCACGCAGCAACAGCGCTTCTTGCTCGCCGAGAACGTACACTTTTTGGATGCCATTTTCTAAGGACTCGCCGGGATGGAGGAAAAAGGAGGTTCGTCCTTGGCGTACTTCCTGCATTCCGAATTGCGGCTTACCTTCCGCATCGATGGGATCGACAACAATGCACCACTCGCGATCGCTGAGCGTGGTAATCTTAACCTCGCCGACCACTTCCTCGTAAACATCGGGGATATGAATTTCCGAATCGGCCAGCGTCACCAACCATTCATCCCCCGCCTTGCGCTGCCGCCCGAAAATATCGCTAAAAGTGCGTCGCGCTCGCAGTTGTAAGGCTTTTTGTTCGGTGAGGACGTAGGCTTTAATCAGTCCGACGATAGCTTCATCGACTCCCGGTAAATACGCGCCCTCCTCCCGCACCAACCATTCTTCCCCAGCGCGGCGCGGATTGCCCCTTGCATCCGTACAATTCTGGCGCGCCATCAACCGCAACGCTTGATTCGGTTCGATAGTCGTTGCTTTCACGGTTTCCAGCACTTCCACTTCAACGCGGGGAATATACGTTCCCGGCCCTTCAAATAACCATTGGTCCCCAGCGATACGCTCTAAACCTTCCGCCTCCGTAAAATCGCGGGTAGCCCGCAGGCGCAGGGCTTGGTTCGTTTCCACCACCAGGAGGCGCGTAACTTCCCCAAGCAATTCTTCGCCGGGATAAAGCGGGAAAGGGTCTTGGGCGAAGCGAAGTTCTTCATCGCCGTAACGCAGGCGGATTTGCCCGTGTTCGTCAGCGAGGGGCTGTCCGTCCTCGTCGCGTAGGACGGGATTGGCGATGCGGCAATAGTGGCGCGGCGGGACGATGAGAGTGGGAGTGGGACGCAAGATGAGGCGCTCGGAATCGCCCAGGGTGAGGGTTTGCGGGCCGAGTTCGAGGCGGGTTACGCCGGTATTATTATCGAGGATATGGACGAATTGTTGCGGTTTGAGGCGAATGACCCCGCTAGAAACGCTCGGAAGGTCTGTACCGCGTTCGGGGAGTTGTTCGGTGGATTTCATGAGGATTTTCTCAAGATTACTACCGCTCTAGTGTTACCGACGCGATCGCGTTTCAGTGCGACCGATACACTACTTTTGTGTGACAAAGATTACAGTCTAACGCGCTTCCAAACTCGCATCTTCGTAAAGCATGGCAAAAGTTCCGGTATAGTCGAGGCTTTCTAAGCGGAAAGTTTCGCCTTCTTCGTAGCTTTGAAAAAGCCACAATCCATCGGTGTGGCGGCGGAAGATTTCGACGCAATAATGTTGGCAGTTAATGAGGACGTATTCTTGCAAACTCGGAAGGGTTCGATACGCATTAAATTTTTCGCCCCGATCTTTCAATTCGGTGGAGACAGAGAGAACTTCGATAATGATTTTGGGGAAGGATTTATAGAGATTCGTTTCCCTATCTCGCTCGTCGCAAGTGACAAAAATATCGGGGTAAAAAAAGCAGTTGCGGGTGTCGATGCGGAGTTTCATATCGAAGATGAAAACCCGACACCCAGAACCTCGAAGGTGCGATCGCAGATCGCTAGCCAAGTTTAGCAATATTGTAACGTGGGTGTCGGTTGCTCCTGCCATCGCCACCACTTCACCATCGAAATATTCGTGTTTGGTGGCGCTCTGGGTTTCGAGTTCTAGATATTCTTCTGGGGAGAGAGGAGGAACTTGAGCGTACATAGAATGTAATGGCAAAAACTTTATTATTTAAGTTAACATTTTTTGTCGTAGGGGCATAACATTGTTCATTAGTGTCAACTTAAGCTTAACCCCTCGCTCACCTAGCCCGCCTTGGGTTCAAACCCAAGGCTAATAGCTCAAGTCCTCTGAAGAGGACTGGGAAATTCAGATGTATCTAACCCGTTTCAACGGGTTTCAGTTATTAGCCAGGAACTTGAGTTCCTGGCGGGCTAAGTGTTTCACCTTAAGTTGACGCTAATGAACATTGTTATGCCCTGTTATGCTTTATCGGCACATCTGCTATGAACAGAACAAATGGCGCGTTTGTGAAATCTGCTTTTAGCTCCTCTTTTACCCGCGTGAGAGAAGCTTTTTGTAGTCATTTGTAGGGTGGGAATTGCCGCAAGACCTTTTGACTTATAGCACGATTTTAAATCGGCAATGCCCACCGCAACTAGATTGGTGGGCAAGGTTATCTTAATGAATCTCTCAAAAAATTCGACTTGTTACCTTGCCCACCCTACCCAAGCTGTAGAGACGTTGTATACAACGTCACAACAAATAACATGATGCCTTACGAGCATCGCGAATAACTCAATTGAGGGCAACCCCATACAGGGGTTAAACTAGAGAACAACATCCTCACCCTCTCTTCTAATGGTGGACTGCCTCAACCCCCACTGTTCCGAGCCCGAAAACCCCGATAACGCTGACGATTGTCACAATTGCGGTACTTCCCTCCACAACCCCTATCCCTTTTATAAAGATCGCTACCGTATCCTCCAAGTCCTCGGATGTGGGGGTTTCGGGCGAACTTACCTCGTCAAAGATACAAAAAATCATGACCGTCCCTGCGTACTCAAAATGCTGCTGTCTCAAGCAACAGCAGAAGATACAGAACGAGCGATTAGAAAGTTCAAGCTAGAAAGCGAAAAACTCGCCACCTTAAATCATCCGCAAATCCCGCAACAATACAAAAGCTTCCAGGATCGAGACTCATTCTTTATTGTCCAGCAGTTCATCGAAGGCGAACACCTGCTTAAAGAATGTTTGCGTCAAGGCTGTTTTAGCGAACGAAAAGTAGTGGAGTTATTGCAGGGTTTATTGCCAATCTTGAAAGAAATTCACGACCTGGGATTAGTGCATCGGGATATCAAACCCGTCAACATTATGCGACGGTCGAATCTCAATATGGCAGAGGCTTTGCGACTGGTATTGATTGATTTTGGCATCCTTAAAGACCTATCGACAACCCGTAAATCGAGCGTGGTTTACGGAACGCGGGGGTATGCAGCCATCGAACACATGATGGGCAACCCGGAACCGGCGAGCGATATTTATAGCTTGGGGGCGACCAGCATCTATTTATTGACCGGCTGTTTTCCCGATGTGCTGGGAAAAAACATTGAGTTTGACAGAAATGAACTGCGCTTTTTATGGCGGGAAGAATTGCAGCGACAGGGCAGAACGATTAGCGATGAACTCGCTTATATTCTCGATAAAATGCTGCGCCCTTGGGTAACGCAGCGATATCAATCGGCGGCAGAAGTAATGGAAGCCATCGCCAAGCTTTCTCCAACACCCCAACCGCAGCAACCCACCCCGCTGCCGCGAAGTGCCGACCCAGAATCGTCAGTCGAACCGACGCGCCACTGGATGTCGTTGATAAAAACCTGGGTCGTTTCGCCGAAAGCCCCAGAAGTGGGAATTCCGGTAATGCCAGTAAACCCGAATCCGGGACAGCCGTTAAAAACCTTTAGTTTTGAAGTGATAACCGCCGATAATCAGGGCAAAGTTAAAAACCGCCGTCCCGGACAAGCGAACTATTTAATTGAAGAAATCGCGAGGGGAGTTGGGTTAGAAATGGTAGCGATTCCGGGTGGGAGTTTCATGATGGGTTCGCCAGAAACCGAGGAAAAAAGGGATAGCGATGAAAGTCCGCAACATCAAGTCACAATTCAACCCTTCTACATGGGCAAATACGCCATCACTCAAGCCCAGTGGAAAGCCGTCGCCGCCCTGCCCAAAATCAAAATCGACCTCAAACCCGACCCAT includes these proteins:
- a CDS encoding adenylate kinase, translating into MKKVAVFGNAGGGKSTLSQQLSTIAGLPLYALDKIQHQPGGIKVPESEYQQIHQQILATDSWIIDGFGSIETLWVRLDEADSLVFIDLPLPVHFWWVTKRLLTGYFNPPAGWPEKTPIFQSSLSSYRVLWLCHQRLTPKYREYIERVRGTKTVYHLRAIAQISQFLKSLESKTPSSL
- a CDS encoding pentapeptide repeat-containing protein produces the protein MGLERSKNLQAAQEKIYRFFLKLVRHEPPETVLERFKNLFVFGVDSLAPEIQQALYDIILSRDELIFKNTFKRTCYIITNNWISENRAHYIDKLVEIIAEVKEHTQTLSRSLSCLRTWISNFIETEDYQEIKRISEFYSRDSKKSWNQRYTSFLLVPQYLDLENPKEQREIAKKLSDELKNKYKSDLALFSAHNPLRATPPVRENPTHLGQDAIAIVKNIVAQNLRYSYEHHSRAFIDTVRDGDYESFKSSLQGYLTFGVPNQQAVELLDRNMSAKILNLYRERNDSNLTLELLLRTCRRIIEILTIEDGATPSKLFILLSDREKALSLSMILLKIILICKYARIHLEACIAKLIQYYEKVPEQECQWFIYFLEVFNVVFSVYTENINYNLVRVGNGTAAGKSAIDLEAYRVFPQLKSMNLRENDLKKSDLRGQNLSAADLRKANLSGADLSETDLSLAKFAFANLNNAILDRADLVAANLSEANLQGASLKQAILRHSNLQKACLIGADLSQARLKLADLTEANLSRAFLKQADFSHANLAGANLTGASLSRANLTGANLTGANLAEANLSGANLTGANLQGANLKRTFLRRAVLIDTSLRQAILYHVELSYATLTNVDLSEATLVNSYCRHVKIDGTNFRDARLIKTNFFKTKLNRAQVEKAHFQESLGISALQQRKLEERGAVFEELP
- the glcD gene encoding glycolate oxidase subunit GlcD, which gives rise to MLLNRQPPQQSGRDWKPIIQQFDRAIGKDGVIRRKDELLTYECDGLSCYRQRPALVVLPRTTEEVAAAVKICHDNDIPWVARGAGTGLSGGALPVEDCVLIVTARMRRILKVDLENQRVVVQPGVINNWVTQTVSGAGFYYAPDPSSQIICSIGGNVAENSGGVHCLKYGVTTNHVLALKIVTPEGEIVDLGGYVPEMPGYDLTGVFVGSEGTLGIATEVTLRILKVPESICVLLADFNSIEAAGAAVAGIIGAGIIPGGMEIMDNLSINAVEDVVATGCYPRDAEALLLVELDGLQVEVDANKRRVMEICREIGARSITSANDAETRLKLWKGRKAAFAAAGKVSPNYFVQDGVIPRTKLASVLKAIEELSERSGYKIANVFHAGDGNLHPLILYDESVEGAFEEVEKVGGEILKLCVKAGGSISGEHGIGSDKSCYMFDMFNEVDLETMQYVRQVFNAKGLANPGKLFPTPRTCGEAANARKTAEFKGAQLF
- a CDS encoding Uma2 family endonuclease encodes the protein MYAQVPPLSPEEYLELETQSATKHEYFDGEVVAMAGATDTHVTILLNLASDLRSHLRGSGCRVFIFDMKLRIDTRNCFFYPDIFVTCDERDRETNLYKSFPKIIIEVLSVSTELKDRGEKFNAYRTLPSLQEYVLINCQHYCVEIFRRHTDGLWLFQSYEEGETFRLESLDYTGTFAMLYEDASLEAR
- a CDS encoding colicin uptake protein; translated protein: MKSTEQLPERGTDLPSVSSGVIRLKPQQFVHILDNNTGVTRLELGPQTLTLGDSERLILRPTPTLIVPPRHYCRIANPVLRDEDGQPLADEHGQIRLRYGDEELRFAQDPFPLYPGEELLGEVTRLLVVETNQALRLRATRDFTEAEGLERIAGDQWLFEGPGTYIPRVEVEVLETVKATTIEPNQALRLMARQNCTDARGNPRRAGEEWLVREEGAYLPGVDEAIVGLIKAYVLTEQKALQLRARRTFSDIFGRQRKAGDEWLVTLADSEIHIPDVYEEVVGEVKITTLSDREWCIVVDPIDAEGKPQFGMQEVRQGRTSFFLHPGESLENGIQKVYVLGEQEALLLRAKEEIFENEVAIRQPGDLWTIVGPRDYIPPIEVEVVERRKAIPLDKNEGLYVRDIQTGELKLVSGPQAYLLSPYEELWAKDLPPVVEELLQQRHDPTSDRGFRTVDFTVPAGEQRDKTRAVVFHVPQNAAVQIHDYKERTARTAFGPDLVMLAPDEAFTVLSLSGGKPKVPNAIKSLALLLGPDFMTDIFTVETSDHARLQLQLSYNWYFDVDRHNEQATARLFQVPDFVGDACKAIASRVRGAVAGVKFDEFHRNSARIIRQAVFGVDEEGRIRDEFRMRANNLVVTNIDIQSVEPVDEQTLRSLQKSVQIAIQITTDAQEAAAKQDAEGIEQAAKARLERQAIADRAAAETERKNLLELQAENAAIEASGKATAEAQATAEAARIQGELAVNLAQQEAEAARIRARVALEELEARQQAELAHKQALNELEVARAQAMAEITAREYREKVEALGTETIRAMAQAGPEMQARLLQGLGIQSVLITDGKNPINLLGTAQGLLGMNNES
- a CDS encoding heavy-metal-associated domain-containing protein, which produces MSIQLKVPSIVCEGCADTITKAIAALDADAKVKVDLSAKTAEIESQRSEAEIKDAIAAVGHTVEG